In Streptomyces sp. NBC_01551, one DNA window encodes the following:
- a CDS encoding DUF6243 family protein, translating to MTDSKNINNPVGQGGGQRKKLSRAERQNNGPHRNRDRQGAADKKAELVRKMREKARAAEDAGQASDDGAQS from the coding sequence GTGACCGACAGCAAGAACATCAACAACCCCGTGGGCCAGGGCGGCGGCCAGCGCAAGAAGCTGTCCCGCGCCGAACGGCAGAACAACGGTCCGCACCGCAACCGCGACCGCCAGGGTGCGGCCGACAAGAAGGCGGAGCTGGTGCGCAAGATGCGCGAGAAGGCACGCGCAGCTGAGGACGCCGGGCAGGCGAGCGACGATGGTGCACAGAGCTGA